The following proteins are encoded in a genomic region of Sorangiineae bacterium MSr12523:
- a CDS encoding serine/threonine protein kinase gives MKRLPSEIIGSVQWEKHPLVFGERFDIEREAGLGGTSIVYRARDRVTGAPVALKVMRTTHPSALRRLDAEARALEMLQHPAVVRYVAHGVGSEGEPYLAMEWIDGETLAARLQRRALDVHEVVKLGRCIAEALTSAHALGILHRDVKPSNVLLPERAIEQAKLADFGLARSMGIERMCDVGSQRTATGTIIGTPGYMAPEQAHGIADLDARADLFSLGCLLFRCLTDAEAFEGSRALTALAKLVLLEPPRVIDLRPDVPAALDDLVAALLAKERDLRPASAEAVREALERIERDVQTRAVRGSRNDLELLPGMVFGRYVLEERLGVGGMGELFRAFDTTLRRPVALKMLRGSPDRETSARLVREARAAATLSHPNIVIIYDVGVHETIPFLASECITGKNLRTYVGDPSVDLRRRVRWLMAIAGGLDAAHRAGVVHGDVKPDNVMVGDDGAIKLVDFGLATAMTAGIMGTPAYMAPEQIRGEPLDGLTDQFAWGVTAHELLTGELPWPGNDPLAAMASVLEGQPRDMHLPHEIAGVIRRALSKRPEDRFPTMEALLAALEPSVKVAPVRKRSRRFGWIAASLVVLGLVLHAFLPRKVSAPMALTAPSPTSVVGLPVSSACAPAAAELHREGLKALRAANWKRATTLFEKAAAIDPACPETQLRLTVIPRTRWSRARQMEQLGRTLAIREKLSERDRLLLDAYAQLISPELPDENGATRFLDEGVRRFPEDAELRVLAALRHSGVAMLPHELEGLLTMVRRATEIDPLYADAWQLQSHILCRLGRHDEEIHALDRCLELSPEAVDCMEDRSVDLRRTGRCSEAVTQARKWVASEADQPWAYGELANALAGTGTSRAEIEEALSLRWKNLPPEERELARLRDSAELEIWAGDFDAALRIAEQLKRRVTGSETIEKHLSAALISVEALREMGRGRDAALIAEGFFRRDGVWIRGDPTLASEYAKPSLFATALEHGQMTTATWKSATEVWEQNTRVKIDSFKRWVLRWGPAVGSRIEATEAMLRDPRHEAGEVPMIDNAPMNMGVLEAYEGHMRLLAGDITRAIPLLETAAQTCQGPQRGALHVRSHLWLGAAKEKASDMPGACEAYRFVLQRWGAARPRSVTAEEAARRSRALGCPL, from the coding sequence GTGAAGCGTTTGCCGAGCGAAATCATCGGCTCGGTGCAATGGGAAAAGCATCCCCTGGTCTTCGGCGAGCGCTTCGACATCGAGCGTGAAGCGGGATTGGGCGGTACGAGCATCGTATACCGAGCACGCGATCGAGTTACGGGAGCCCCCGTCGCCCTGAAGGTCATGCGCACGACCCATCCTTCCGCTTTGCGAAGGCTCGACGCGGAGGCGCGCGCACTCGAAATGCTCCAACATCCAGCGGTCGTTCGCTACGTTGCGCATGGCGTCGGCAGCGAGGGCGAGCCGTACTTGGCGATGGAATGGATCGATGGCGAGACGCTTGCCGCGAGACTCCAACGGAGGGCGCTCGACGTGCACGAGGTCGTGAAGTTGGGCCGGTGCATCGCCGAGGCGTTGACGTCGGCGCACGCGCTCGGGATCCTTCACCGCGACGTCAAACCGAGCAATGTGCTCCTGCCAGAACGAGCGATCGAACAGGCCAAACTCGCAGATTTCGGGCTTGCCCGCTCGATGGGTATCGAACGAATGTGCGACGTGGGGTCCCAGAGGACGGCAACCGGAACCATCATCGGAACCCCGGGCTACATGGCGCCGGAGCAAGCGCACGGCATCGCGGACCTCGATGCGCGAGCCGATCTCTTTTCCCTCGGGTGTCTCCTTTTTCGCTGTCTCACCGACGCGGAGGCCTTCGAGGGCTCGCGCGCACTCACGGCGCTCGCGAAGCTCGTGCTTCTGGAGCCGCCGCGCGTCATCGATCTCCGTCCGGACGTTCCGGCAGCACTCGACGACCTGGTGGCCGCGTTGCTCGCGAAGGAGCGGGATCTTCGCCCAGCATCGGCGGAAGCCGTGCGCGAGGCACTCGAGCGCATCGAGCGGGACGTGCAGACGAGGGCCGTGCGAGGCTCGCGCAATGATCTGGAGCTTTTGCCGGGCATGGTCTTCGGTCGCTACGTTCTCGAGGAACGCCTCGGCGTCGGCGGCATGGGGGAGCTGTTTCGCGCCTTCGACACGACGTTGAGGCGCCCCGTCGCGCTGAAAATGCTTCGCGGCTCACCGGATCGCGAAACCTCGGCGCGACTGGTTCGCGAGGCGCGCGCAGCCGCGACGTTGAGCCATCCGAACATCGTGATCATCTACGACGTCGGCGTGCACGAAACGATTCCCTTCTTGGCGAGCGAGTGCATCACCGGCAAGAACCTCCGCACCTATGTCGGCGATCCTTCGGTGGACCTGCGGCGGAGGGTTCGATGGCTGATGGCGATCGCGGGCGGCCTCGACGCGGCACACCGCGCCGGCGTCGTGCACGGTGATGTGAAACCAGACAATGTCATGGTCGGAGACGACGGGGCGATCAAGCTCGTCGACTTCGGCCTCGCGACGGCAATGACCGCTGGCATCATGGGAACGCCTGCGTACATGGCGCCAGAGCAGATTCGCGGGGAGCCGCTCGACGGGCTCACCGATCAATTCGCGTGGGGCGTGACTGCGCACGAGCTCCTGACCGGCGAGCTGCCATGGCCGGGCAACGACCCTCTCGCGGCGATGGCCTCGGTGCTCGAAGGGCAGCCGCGCGATATGCACTTGCCTCATGAAATCGCAGGCGTGATTCGGCGAGCCTTGAGCAAACGGCCCGAGGATCGCTTCCCAACGATGGAGGCACTCCTCGCCGCACTCGAGCCGAGCGTCAAGGTTGCGCCGGTGCGCAAGCGATCTCGCCGCTTCGGATGGATCGCGGCGTCACTGGTGGTGCTAGGGCTCGTGCTTCATGCTTTCCTACCGCGGAAGGTGTCCGCGCCGATGGCCCTAACGGCGCCGAGCCCTACATCGGTCGTCGGGCTCCCGGTGTCTTCCGCTTGCGCCCCGGCGGCTGCCGAACTTCATCGCGAAGGGTTGAAGGCACTTCGCGCAGCAAATTGGAAGCGAGCGACAACGCTCTTCGAGAAAGCGGCCGCCATCGATCCCGCGTGCCCCGAAACGCAACTTCGCTTGACGGTGATTCCGAGAACGCGCTGGTCCAGGGCACGTCAGATGGAACAGCTCGGACGAACGCTGGCCATTCGCGAGAAGCTCAGCGAGCGCGATCGTCTCCTACTCGACGCGTACGCCCAGCTGATCTCGCCCGAGCTTCCCGACGAGAACGGAGCTACTCGGTTCCTCGATGAGGGAGTGCGCCGATTTCCCGAGGACGCGGAGCTTCGGGTCCTCGCGGCGCTGCGGCATTCGGGCGTCGCGATGCTTCCTCACGAGCTCGAGGGTTTGCTCACGATGGTGCGTCGCGCCACGGAAATCGATCCTCTTTACGCGGACGCTTGGCAGTTGCAGTCGCACATTCTCTGCCGTCTCGGCCGCCACGACGAGGAAATCCACGCGCTCGACCGATGTCTGGAGCTCTCGCCGGAAGCGGTCGACTGCATGGAAGATCGCAGCGTCGACCTGCGTCGCACCGGTCGCTGTAGCGAGGCGGTGACGCAAGCGCGGAAGTGGGTCGCATCGGAAGCGGATCAGCCGTGGGCTTACGGCGAGCTCGCGAACGCGCTGGCCGGCACCGGCACATCGCGCGCGGAGATCGAAGAAGCGCTCTCCTTGCGCTGGAAGAATCTCCCGCCCGAAGAGCGCGAGCTCGCGCGCCTGCGCGATTCGGCCGAGCTCGAGATTTGGGCGGGTGACTTCGACGCAGCACTTCGCATCGCCGAACAATTGAAACGTCGAGTCACCGGCTCCGAGACCATCGAAAAGCATCTGTCGGCGGCACTCATCTCCGTCGAAGCGTTGCGCGAGATGGGACGCGGTCGCGATGCAGCTCTGATCGCGGAGGGCTTCTTTCGGCGCGATGGAGTGTGGATCCGCGGCGATCCCACCCTCGCCTCCGAGTATGCGAAACCATCTCTTTTCGCCACGGCGCTCGAGCACGGCCAGATGACCACGGCGACATGGAAAAGCGCGACCGAGGTTTGGGAGCAGAACACTCGGGTGAAGATCGACAGCTTCAAGCGTTGGGTGCTTCGATGGGGCCCCGCCGTCGGCTCTCGCATCGAGGCGACCGAGGCCATGCTTCGCGATCCTCGACACGAAGCGGGAGAAGTACCCATGATCGACAATGCGCCCATGAACATGGGCGTGCTCGAAGCCTACGAGGGGCATATGCGTCTTCTCGCAGGTGACATCACGCGCGCGATCCCCCTTCTCGAAACGGCAGCGCAAACGTGTCAGGGACCTCAGCGCGGCGCGCTCCACGTGCGATCCCACCTATGGCTCGGCGCAGCCAAAGAGAAGGCCTCGGACATGCCCGGCGCGTGCGAAGCGTATCGTTTCGTCCTGCAGCGATGGGGCGCGGCGCGACCGCGTTCCGTAACTGCCGAGGAGGCCGCGCGTCGCAGCCGTGCACTCGGGTGCCCTCTCTAG
- a CDS encoding protein kinase → MTQRSIRPEDVTDDPGMVRTETLTSRSITHLRGEATDSTFLQPGEEVDGRYRIEKLLGIGGTSRVWLAHDVVEGRRVALKEIEAFPDVHHDDVEESVLMVRREFFAMKRLRHPFTLKVYDCGLLPSGNRYITMERVDGEDVNARVHKSPLASNEVFDLLMRIAQTLAFIHARLFVHCDIKADNIRLLPNGDIKLMDFGVMHQLGTPTAGRLWGTAAYIAPEWLVGSAIDGRADLYSLGVLGFFAATGQYPFNGQTVTEILRAHRDQEPPTPSSILPSIDPRLESILLRLLAKDPAQRYPNANALMVALAKATGAAAFEEPLGCRASYLHVPIVVGRKHESERLMEALHAAERGNARAVFIAAPAGTGKSRLLSELELQAKLADITVAIGQCHAEGVAPLTPLKHALRLLLPITPPEMLARISGPLAPLFATEHANAEGFARAPQEGKLIVFEALSRWLTELAKVRRFVLAFEDLHWADDATIEHLNVIVHALHGTRGLVCGTLRSDELTFSPLYHTVFAGAAEILKLPPLSHGQLRELVSLALPGFDVPRTFIDNLYGTTGGNVFFATECLRALVERGALSRPDGEWHAHADLGTIALPSSIGEVIRQRLSTLSQDQLDFLRRAAPAGRILDMALVRAAGELSEEKLFLSLEEAVERQFLQYADGTYHFTHDTVHETIYAATPALEQRLYHGRIAEYLDRTVGSSPAGARSVGYHFARSLEPARAIAPLLFAAQHLLANSGMLEGYRILKEAEALLEKHRNYPNRTELQVPALGKLIEIGYSCDTPISFVFASKLFSYWDRTLDLDAGREIVHRRMLTEPKRVFREISVHARMSAEEAFLKRSEYRILQCMALAIMGRSAEFQSALESADTENGKDSPFCAAAHIAGGGGLLHHGHFVSLVQEMRDHLTVLRAFRAEKTGAPARLYWTLAMGSYFLNLMSALMGNELDPRATSDVLEVADELGIPEIRIYHLLSLVVRAAVIGDASQFDRYHAEMNDRMRRVGNPPLPERNLAIFTPVYSLERCDVELATAIVQRGAQISEKVMPGDDWLKIYVAVYSACLLVLRKEYDAARSALSKAISDARARDFRLETFALVYMSRLEQAVGNVPAAREAAELALARATGAVRGNTFDEILARRALAAIFPGATGDHQLEIARELANESGNVLQLGITLLTLAERRASRHRGAAFALLALARKHLKAAGAHVWLERASRLQDGWR, encoded by the coding sequence GTGACCCAGCGAAGCATCCGTCCTGAAGACGTCACGGACGATCCCGGGATGGTCCGCACCGAAACGCTCACCAGCCGAAGCATCACGCATCTTCGCGGCGAGGCGACGGACTCCACGTTTCTGCAACCTGGCGAGGAGGTGGACGGCAGGTACCGCATCGAAAAGCTGCTGGGAATCGGAGGGACCTCTCGCGTTTGGCTCGCGCACGACGTCGTCGAGGGACGGCGCGTGGCCCTCAAGGAAATCGAGGCATTCCCGGACGTTCACCACGACGACGTCGAAGAGAGTGTGCTCATGGTTCGTCGCGAATTCTTCGCGATGAAGAGGCTGCGGCACCCCTTCACCCTCAAAGTGTACGACTGCGGCCTTCTCCCGTCGGGCAATCGCTACATCACCATGGAGCGCGTCGATGGAGAGGACGTCAATGCCCGCGTGCACAAGTCCCCTCTTGCCTCCAACGAAGTATTCGATTTGCTCATGCGCATTGCGCAGACGCTTGCGTTCATCCACGCCCGGCTCTTCGTGCATTGCGATATCAAGGCCGACAACATTCGTCTGCTGCCGAACGGTGATATCAAATTGATGGATTTCGGCGTGATGCACCAACTCGGAACCCCGACGGCCGGGCGCCTTTGGGGAACGGCTGCGTACATCGCCCCGGAGTGGCTCGTCGGGAGTGCCATCGATGGCCGCGCCGATCTTTACTCGCTCGGGGTACTCGGTTTTTTCGCCGCGACCGGACAATATCCCTTCAATGGGCAGACCGTTACCGAGATCCTGCGCGCGCACCGGGACCAGGAACCGCCCACACCGTCCTCGATTTTGCCGTCGATCGATCCCCGACTGGAAAGCATTCTCCTGCGCCTACTGGCCAAGGATCCGGCCCAGCGATATCCCAACGCGAACGCGTTGATGGTGGCTCTCGCCAAGGCCACGGGTGCGGCGGCGTTCGAAGAGCCACTCGGTTGCCGGGCCAGCTATCTCCACGTGCCCATCGTCGTGGGGCGGAAGCACGAATCCGAGCGCTTGATGGAGGCGTTGCATGCCGCGGAGCGAGGTAACGCTCGCGCGGTGTTCATTGCCGCCCCCGCCGGCACCGGCAAGTCGCGCCTTCTATCCGAGCTGGAGCTTCAGGCCAAACTGGCCGATATCACGGTGGCCATTGGCCAATGCCACGCCGAAGGCGTCGCGCCGCTAACGCCGCTCAAACACGCCTTACGACTTCTTTTACCGATCACGCCGCCGGAGATGCTCGCGCGTATTTCCGGACCGCTCGCACCTCTTTTCGCCACCGAGCATGCGAATGCCGAGGGCTTCGCGCGGGCGCCGCAGGAAGGCAAGCTCATTGTGTTCGAAGCGCTCTCCCGCTGGCTCACCGAGCTGGCCAAGGTGCGGCGATTCGTCCTTGCCTTCGAGGACCTCCACTGGGCCGACGATGCCACAATCGAGCATCTCAACGTCATCGTCCATGCACTTCACGGCACGCGCGGGCTCGTCTGCGGAACCCTTCGATCGGACGAGCTCACCTTTTCGCCGCTCTATCACACCGTTTTTGCGGGCGCGGCCGAAATCTTGAAGCTTCCTCCTCTGTCGCACGGGCAATTGCGCGAGTTGGTTTCGCTCGCTCTGCCCGGTTTCGACGTGCCCCGTACATTCATCGACAATCTGTATGGCACGACGGGCGGAAACGTCTTTTTCGCCACCGAGTGCTTGCGCGCCCTGGTCGAGCGAGGTGCGCTGAGCCGGCCCGACGGGGAATGGCATGCCCACGCGGATCTGGGAACCATCGCGCTGCCCAGCAGCATCGGGGAAGTGATTCGCCAGCGTCTTTCCACGCTCTCGCAGGACCAACTCGATTTTCTGCGGCGCGCCGCTCCGGCCGGACGCATCCTCGATATGGCGCTCGTGCGCGCCGCGGGAGAGCTGAGCGAAGAGAAGCTATTTCTATCCCTGGAAGAGGCCGTGGAGCGCCAGTTCCTGCAATACGCAGACGGGACGTACCACTTTACGCACGATACCGTGCACGAGACGATTTACGCTGCCACGCCGGCTCTCGAGCAGCGTCTTTATCACGGGCGGATCGCGGAGTACCTCGATCGCACGGTGGGAAGCAGCCCTGCTGGGGCCCGCTCCGTGGGTTACCATTTTGCGCGTTCGCTCGAGCCCGCACGAGCCATTGCTCCTCTGCTGTTCGCCGCGCAGCATCTTCTGGCCAACAGCGGCATGCTCGAGGGATATCGGATCCTCAAAGAGGCCGAGGCACTCCTGGAAAAGCACCGCAATTATCCCAATCGGACCGAGCTCCAAGTGCCCGCCTTGGGAAAGCTCATCGAAATCGGTTACAGCTGCGACACCCCCATATCGTTCGTATTCGCTTCGAAGCTCTTTTCTTACTGGGATAGAACGCTCGATCTCGATGCGGGACGCGAGATCGTGCATCGTCGGATGCTCACGGAACCGAAAAGGGTGTTCCGCGAGATTTCGGTCCACGCACGGATGAGCGCGGAGGAAGCTTTCCTCAAGAGATCCGAATATCGAATTCTGCAATGCATGGCGCTGGCCATCATGGGCCGTTCGGCGGAGTTTCAAAGTGCGCTCGAGAGCGCCGACACGGAAAATGGTAAGGATTCGCCCTTCTGCGCCGCGGCCCATATCGCGGGCGGTGGGGGACTGCTCCACCACGGACATTTCGTGAGCCTCGTCCAAGAGATGAGGGATCACTTGACCGTGCTTCGCGCGTTTCGCGCCGAGAAAACAGGCGCACCGGCGCGGCTTTATTGGACCCTGGCGATGGGCAGCTATTTCCTGAATCTCATGTCGGCACTCATGGGGAATGAGCTCGATCCCCGCGCAACCTCGGACGTGCTCGAGGTTGCGGACGAATTGGGAATTCCGGAGATCCGCATTTATCATCTCTTGTCGCTGGTGGTGCGCGCGGCGGTCATCGGGGATGCGTCTCAGTTCGACCGCTACCATGCCGAGATGAACGACCGGATGCGCCGGGTGGGCAATCCGCCCCTCCCCGAGCGCAACCTCGCCATTTTTACGCCGGTTTACTCCCTGGAGCGGTGCGATGTCGAGCTAGCCACCGCGATTGTGCAACGGGGCGCACAAATCAGCGAAAAGGTCATGCCCGGCGATGACTGGCTCAAAATCTATGTCGCGGTGTACAGCGCTTGTCTCTTGGTGCTCCGCAAAGAATACGATGCTGCGCGGTCCGCGCTCTCGAAGGCCATCTCCGACGCGCGTGCGCGCGATTTTCGGCTGGAGACCTTCGCACTCGTCTACATGTCCCGATTGGAGCAGGCGGTGGGCAATGTCCCTGCGGCGCGCGAAGCCGCCGAACTCGCCCTGGCACGGGCCACCGGTGCGGTCCGTGGGAATACCTTCGATGAAATTCTCGCTCGGCGGGCGCTCGCGGCCATCTTTCCGGGGGCAACGGGTGACCATCAGCTCGAGATCGCGCGTGAATTGGCCAATGAATCGGGCAACGTTTTGCAGCTCGGCATTACCTTGCTGACCCTCGCCGAGCGTCGGGCTTCACGTCATCGCGGGGCTGCATTTGCGCTTCTGGCCTTGGCCCGGAAGCACCTGAAGGCGGCAGGCGCACACGTCTGGCTCGAGAGAGCCTCTCGCCTCCAGGACGGGTGGCGTTGA
- a CDS encoding TauD/TfdA family dioxygenase, translating to MSRRAFSDMAVNPPRFRVRALTGAGGCVVEGVRLHGGLSTDMVDALNSALLSCKVLFFRDQQHLDSDEQERVAALFGVPFTHPNALGNSGAAMLILSSDTFSETDNKHPRNDVWHVDGAYLDAYPKIAVLQAVVVPPFGDTLWANTATAYRRLAEPLRRLADRLWVRHSNAPCLAPPDARTAAAAARFEALHPMVIVHPETRERSLLLGNLAQRIDGLSARESAVLIDLFQSHIERPEHVIRWSWREGDVAIWDARSSQNFTVDDYGEQERLMRRVLVKGEAPIGVDGRRSVAVY from the coding sequence ATGTCCCGTAGAGCATTCTCCGACATGGCGGTGAACCCGCCACGGTTCCGTGTCCGCGCTCTGACCGGTGCTGGCGGATGCGTCGTCGAAGGCGTGCGCCTTCACGGTGGCCTCTCCACGGATATGGTAGACGCACTTAATTCCGCGCTTCTCAGTTGCAAAGTGCTCTTCTTCCGTGACCAGCAGCACCTGGACTCGGACGAGCAAGAGAGAGTCGCCGCGCTGTTCGGCGTACCATTCACGCACCCGAATGCGTTGGGCAACTCGGGCGCTGCCATGCTGATATTGTCGTCAGACACGTTCTCGGAGACGGATAACAAGCATCCCCGGAACGACGTATGGCACGTCGACGGCGCATACTTGGACGCCTATCCCAAGATAGCAGTCCTCCAGGCCGTGGTTGTACCACCATTTGGAGATACGCTGTGGGCCAACACCGCAACCGCGTACCGTCGCCTTGCGGAACCGCTGCGGCGTCTGGCCGATCGACTATGGGTTCGGCATTCCAATGCCCCCTGTCTAGCGCCTCCCGACGCACGAACTGCGGCCGCAGCCGCCCGTTTCGAGGCTTTGCATCCGATGGTCATCGTTCATCCAGAGACGCGCGAGCGATCGCTGTTGCTGGGCAACTTGGCGCAACGCATCGATGGGCTCTCTGCCAGAGAATCGGCGGTGCTCATCGATCTCTTCCAATCGCACATCGAACGGCCGGAGCACGTCATTCGGTGGAGCTGGCGGGAGGGAGACGTCGCCATCTGGGACGCGAGGTCCAGCCAAAACTTCACCGTCGACGACTACGGCGAGCAGGAGCGATTGATGAGGCGCGTCTTGGTAAAGGGTGAAGCGCCCATTGGCGTGGATGGCCGGCGGAGCGTGGCGGTGTATTAG